DNA sequence from the Cupriavidus sp. WKF15 genome:
CGGGCGCAAGCTTGGCTTCCGCCCGGAGTTCGTGCGCGCGCAGGACTGTGGCTCGCCCGAGCAGCTTGCCGACCTGCTGCTGCAGTCGGCCTCCACGCCGCCCTTCACGCCGGTGCTGCGCCGCGACGGGCGCGCGGTGCTCGATGGCGGCCTGGTGGACAACGTGCCCGTGGACGCGCTCGACGCCACGCCGGGCAATGTGCTGGTGCTGGTGACGCGGCTGTATCCGCGCCCGCGCCGTTTCGTGATGCAAAGCGGCGGCCAGCGCCGCCTGTACCTGCAGCCTTCGCAACGCGTGCCGATCTCGAGCTGGGACTACACCCGGCCCGACGCGATGACGCACGCCTATGACCTGGGCCGCCGCGACGGGGAAACTTTCCTGCGCGAGTGGCCGTCGATCCTGAATACGGAACTGAAGTCCGGCGCCTAGCGCGTTGCTGGTGCCGGTCCGATCGTTTGTCGATGCGGCCGCGTGCCGCGACAGGAGGCATGGATGAGCAAGCGCCAGACAACAACCGCCACGTCCGACAACGGACCAAGGCGGGCCCGTCAAGTCAGTGCCGAGCCGGCGGTGGAACGCGTGCCGCGTGCGCGCGGCAAGAGCGGCAAGCCCGCGCGTTCGCGCAAGGCCGACTTCGTCGTGATCGGCGGCGGCTCGGCCGGCGTCGCGTGCGCGCGGCGCGCGGCGTCGCATGGGGCCAGCGTCGTGCTGATCGAGCGCGATGAAATCGGCGGCACCTGCGTCAACCGGGGCTGCGTGCCCAAGAAGATGCTGTCGTACGGCGCGGGCTGGGCCGCGATCCTGTCCGGCTGCCTGTCTCACACGGGTGGCCACGAGGACTGGCGCGATGCCATCGTGCGCGTCAACGCGGAAGTCGCGCGGCTGAACGTGGCCTACGCACAGCGCCTGCTCGAAGCGGGCGTCGACATCATCCGCGGCGATGCCACCGTCACGGCGCCCGATGAAGTGCGTGTGGGCGATGAAGTCATCCGCGCCAGGCGCATCCTGATCGCCACGGGCGCCCGACCCAAAGCGCTCGACATTCCCGGCGGTGAACTTGCGAGCAATTCCGACGATGTCTTCACGTGGCAGAGCGTGCCGGGATCGATCGCCGTGATCGGCGGCGGCTACATCGGCGTGGAGCAGGCATCGATCCTGTCGCGCTACGGCGTCAAGGTGGACCTGATCGTTGCCGGCGACCGGCTGCTGCCGCATTTCGACGCGGAGATCGCCGAGGCGCTTGCGGGAGCGCTCGAAGCCAAGGGCGTGCGGCTGCACCTGAATGCCACCGTCAACCTGATCAGCCAGGCCAACGGCGCGCTGGAGGTCTGCTATCTCCCCCGCAACAAGCCGGGGCAGACCGAATCCGTGCGCGCGCAGGCGGCGCTGGTAGCGGTCGGGCGCGTGTCGAACGTGGACGGGCTCGGGCTCGATGCGCTAGGCGTGAAGCTCGGCGACAAGGGCGGCATCAAGGTGGACCGGCAGTTCCGCAGCTCGGTGCGCTCGATCTATGCGATCGGCGACGCGATCGAAGGCCTGCACCTGACACCAGTCGCAACCTCGCAGGGCCGCTGGCTCGCGGACCGGCTGTTCGGCCGCCGCGGCGAACGCTCGGACTTCGATTTCGTGCCGACTGCCGTGTTCTGCGAACCGGCCATCGGCGCGGTCGGGCTGACCGAGGCCCAGGCCGTCGAAGAGGCCGGCAAGCCCGAGCGCATCCGCACCGTGGTCAAGCGCTTTGTCTCGCTCGAAAGCCGCTTCGGCGGCAATGCGCTGCAATCGGTGTTCAAGCTTGTGCTGAACGCGCGTACCGGGCGCGTGCTGGGTGTGCACCTGATGGACAACGCGGCACCGGAGATCGTGCAGGCGATGGCGGTGGCGCTGCGGCTCGGGGTGCGCGAATCTCACCTGGAGACTACGCTGCAACTGCATCCCACGGTGGCGGAAGAGCTGTTCGGCTGATGGAGATGCGTCGCGCACAGGGGGCCGTCAAAGGCCCTGTTCGCTGACCGGCAGCTTCAGCAGCGCCCTGACCCCCTGCCCTTGCGATCCTTCTGTCAGCTCGACGGTGCCGCCAAACCGCGCGGCCATTTCGCGCGAGATCGCCAGCCCGAGTCCGGAGCCCGGTTCGGTGTTGCCCACGCGCCGGTAGAAGCGCGCGAACACCTTTTCGCGCTCGCTGGCGGGAATACCCGGCCCGTCGTCCTCGACCATCAGGCACGCCGTCTGGTCGATGCGCCGTGCCGACAGCGTGATGCGGCTGCCGCGCGGCGAATACTGGATGGCGTTGTGGACAAGGTTAGCCAGTGCCTCGCGCAACAGCGCCGCATCGGCGCGCACGGGCAGCTTCAGGCCCGGCGTCGGCTCCCAGCCGAAGTCCTGCTGCTTGCCGCGCGCCAGCGGCAGGTAGTCCAGCGCGACCTGTTCGGCCACGGTGACGGCATCGAAGATATCGACGGCATCGACCGCCTGCGCGACGGCTTCGCCGTGGTGCTGCCGTACCCGCGCCAGCGCGAGCAGCTGGTTGGTCAGCCGGGCGGCCTGCTCCAGTTGCGTGACGATGCCGCCGACCGCTTCGCCGGCGGCTTGGCGAGAGGCGGGATCGTCGCCTCCCGCGCATAGCTGCCGCTGCGCGAACTCCGCCTGCGTCTTGAGGATGGCCAGCGGCGTGCGCAACTGGTGCGCCGCGTCGGCGATGAACTGAGCCTGCGCCTGCGCCATGGCTTCGGAGCGCGCGACGTGCAGGTTCACGGCATCGACGAGCGGGCTCACTTCAATGGGCACATTGTCGAACGCGAGCGGCGTGAGGTCATCGGACGAGCGCGCTTCGACGTCGTCGCGGACCCGTCCCAGCGGGCGCAACACATAGGTCACGCCGCCGACCAGGATTGCCGCGCTCAGCACGATCAGCAGCAGATCTCGCGCGAGCGCGCTGCGCCAGACCTTGCCGATCAGCGCGGTGCGCGGCTCGGCGCTCTCGGCGACCTGGATGATGACGCGCATGTGCGCGTCGGGCCGGTACACGGGGCGTGCCATGGCGGCGATGCGCACCGCATCGCCGCGGTAGTCGTCATCGTCGTAGAAGCGCGGCTGGTTGCTGGCGAGCGTGCCGCCGGGCAGCGGCAGGTCGTCGTAGCCGGTGACGGTCTCGATCGTCCCGGCGCGTTCGAGCGAGACGCGGTAGTACACGTGGGTCTGCGCCGCCGTCTCGAACATTTCCATGGCGGCGTCGGGCAGCGTGATCTGGACGCTGTCGCCAGCCATGCCGATGGCGTTGTCGATGGCGCGGATCGAGCCGTACAGCGAGCGGTCGTAGGCCGTGTTGGCGGCATCGCGCAGCGTGCCGTAGGTGAGCCATGTGTCGATCGCCATCATGGCCGCCAGCGCCGGCACCAGCAGCAGGAGCAGCTGGCGGCGCAGGCTGCCGCGCCGCCACAGCAGGATCGGGTGCCGCGCGCGCAGGCGCAGCTTGCGGGGCCACATATCAGGCGGCCGGTGTCTCGGGCTCGAGCAGGTAGCCGAAGCCGCGCAGCGTGACGATGGTGACGCCGTGCCCGGCCAGCTTCTTGCGCAGGCGGTAGACCAGCACCTCGATGGCGTCGGGGCTGACGTCGGCGTCGAGCGAGAACACCTTGTCGAGCAGCTGGGCCTTGGTCAGCGGCTGGCCGCTGCGCGCGAGCAGCGCGCCGAGCAGCGTCGATTCGCGCGGCGTCAGCGCCAGCGGCTGGCCGTCGAGCGTAAAGCCGCGGCTTTCGCCGTCGAACACCAGCGTGCCGCACTGCAGGCGCGGATGCGCGCGGCCGCGGCTGCGGCGGATCAGCGCCAGGATGCGCGCTTCGAGTTCGGCAATGGCGAAGGGCTTGGGCAGGTAGTCGTCGGCGCCCAGGTTCAGGCCGCGCACGCGTTCGTCGAGCGTGTCCTGCGCGGTGAGGATCAGCACCGGGGTGCGGTCGTCGCGCGCGCGCATGGCCTTGAGCACGGCCAGGCCGTCCTTGCCGGGCAGGCGCAGGTCGAGCACGACCACGTCGTACTCCTCGGCGACCAGCCGTGCCTCGGCCTGCAGGCCGTCGGTCACGTGCTCGATCACGAAGCCGCCCTGCTCGAGCGCGCGGGCCACCCAGCGCGCCAGCTCCACTTCATCTTCCACCAGCAGAATGCGCATGCTGGTTCTCCTCCTGCTGGTTCTGTCGATGCGGTCTACAGCCCGCGGGCGCCTATAATACCCCCGCCCTGCCGTTACTGGCGCACGCAGCGTCGCCAGTCCACCGTTGTTCCCTCTTGCCGCTCCGCACCATCGTGTCCCAGCGCCTGACACCGCCATCCGAACCCATCGCTGCGCAAGACCCGGCCTCGACCCTGCGCCGCCGGCTGCTGGCCGGTGCCGCGCTGGCCCCGTTCGCGGGCGGGACGCTGGCGCAGGACGCAATGCCCGCGCCGCCGGCCAGCTATCCGTCGGAATACGAAGTCACCGTCTCGCGCGCGATGCGCGAGGGCGCGGTCCATGTCTATGCCTCGACCGATCTCGACGCGGCGCAGCCGCTGATCCGGGCGTTCGAGGCGCGTTACCCGGGCATCCGCGTGCGCTACGAAGACCTGAACACGATCGAGCTGCATGAGCGCTTCCTGGCGGAGAGCGCGGCGCTCGGCAAGGCGCAGCCGGGCCGGGACGCCGCCTGTGCCGATGTGCTGTGGAGCACGGCCATGGACCTGCAGATCAAGCTGGTCAATGACGGCTACGCGCAGCGCTACCAATCGCCCGAGCGCAGCGGCCTGCCGGCCTGGGCGGTATGGCGCGACGAGGCCTGGGGCACGACCTTCGAGCCCGCGGTGATCGTCTACAACCGCGGCCACTTCGCCGGCACCAGGCCGCCGGGCAGCCGCAGCGGCCTGGCGCGCCTGCTGCAGGAGCACGCGCCGCGCTGGCGCGCCAAGGTGGTCACGTACGATGTGGAGCGCTCCGGCGTGGGCTACCTGCTGGCGCAGCAGGATGCCCGCATGGGCAGCGAATTCTGGTACCTGGCGCAGGCGCTGGGGCGCGCGCATGCGCGGCTGTCGACGTCGACGGCGGACATGATCGAGCGCATCGCCAGTGGCGAATATGTGCTCGGCTACAACCTGCTTGGCTCGTATGCGCTGTCGCTGATGGAGCGCGGCGCCGGCATCGACGTCATTGCACCGCGCGACTACACGCTGGTGATGTCGCGCGTGGCCTTCATTGCCCGGCGCGCGCCGCGGCCCAATGCGGCGCGGCTGTGGCTGGATTTCCTGCTCTCGCGCGAAGGGCAGACGGTGCTGGGCAACTCCGCCTCGCAGCTCTACACGGTGCGCACCGATACCGACAGTCCGCATACGGCGGCGGCGCTGTCGGAGCGGCTGGGCTACGCGCTCAGGCCGATCAGCGTCGGCCCCGGCCTGCTCGCGGCGCAGGATACGCTGCGCAAGCGTGCCTTCCTGACGCGCTGGCGCGAGGCCATGCGCGGCTGACTCCGGTCAGGTCGCCAGGGAGGCGCAGTCGCCGTTCTTCCCAGCTTTTTCGCACAGTGTGGACAGTTCCCGGTCCAGTTCGGCCATCGGGCGCGGAACATAGCCCAGGCGCAGGGCCGTGGAATATTTGAGGGTATCGATAAAGACGTCCGCCAGGCGCTCGGCATTGGCGTCCAGGTCAAAGTCCTGCGGCGAGAACAGCCAGTGCGCCAGCACGCCGCCGATGCCGGCGTGGAAGGCGTTCACCGCAAGGTCCAGGTCCAGGTCGGCTGGCAGCTGGCCGCGCTCCACCGCCAGGCGCAGGTGCTCGCGGATCTTCACCATGCCTTCCTGGTGCGACTGGCGCTGGCGCTCGAAGATGGCGCCGTTGTCCTGCACCATCTCGCACTTGTGGAAGATGATCTCGAACACGCGCCGCCAGCGCGGGTTGACCACGGTCTGGCGAAAGACAAAGGCGCAAATGTCGCGGATGCCGCCGAGCGGATCTTCCTGGCGCGCGATGCGCTCGGGATCGCAAAGGGCTTCCACCGGCAGGTTCACGCGGTCGCACATGGCGGCGAACACGTCGCTCTTGTTCTTGAAGTGCCAGTAGATCGCGCCGCGCGTGACACCTGCCGCCTCGGCGATGTCCGCGAGCGACGGGCGCGCGACACCGCGCGCGTGGAACACGGTTTCGGCCGCGTCGAGAATCCGGTGGCGCGTTTCAAGCGCCTCTTCCTTGGTACGTCTGGCCATTTCTATCTCTGGTGCCGGCCTTGGGGACCGGTCCGTTTTGCTCCCCTGACGTGGCTGCTGTCGCAGTCACGTGTGCTGGTGCCCTTGCACCGGCGGGTTGTTACCGTCACTTGCGGAATCCGGCGCGCGGCAACCGGCCGCGACGACCGGCGCGCATCCTAACGCGTCCAGACCCATTGCGCATGGATTCAACGCCTGAAATCCGATTTGGTTGCACACACTCAGCCAAAAAGCGCAAGCGAAGCGCCTAAAGCCCCGCTTTACCGTACAGGATTAACATACATGCTTGAATGTATATATAATACCCGCTTGCCCGGCATTCGGCCAGCCGCTGGTCTGTGCGCAAAGACGCGCCACCACTCTTGCTGACCGGTCGGTCATCAGAACCATTCGTCAAAGAAAAGGCCGCGTTCGTCGCTTTGTCGTTGTTGTGACGTTCCGTTTGGCTAGCATCACGCTTTCTCCGCTGCCGGGCACGCAGCGGACCGCATCGCGCCCCGGTTGCCCCGATCACGGGCAGGCATGCCGGGCCGGCGCGGCAGATCTCAAATTTCATCATGGGGTTATCGATGAGGAAGTCCCAACGTATCCATTGCGTTGCCGTTGCCGCGTTGTCGGCGCTGGCGCTGACCGCCTGTGGCGAGAAGAAGCCCCAGGGCGGCGCCATGCCCCCGCCGGAAGTGGGCGTTGTCACCGTGACGCCGTCGTCCGTCGCCATCGTCAATGAATTGCCGGGCCGCCTGGAAGGCGTGCGTACCGCCGAAGTGCGTGCGCGCGTGGAGGGCATCGTGCTGTCGCGCAACTACACCGAAGGCGGCGAGGTAAAGGCTGGCCAGGTCATGTTCCGCATTGATCCTGCCCCGTACCAGGCGCAGCTCGCGTCGGCCAAGGCCCAGCTCGAGCGGGCCGAGGCCAACGCCGTGTCGGCGCGCCAGAAGGCCGAGCGCTACAAGCCGCTGGTGGCCGTCAATGCCGTCAGCAAGCAGGAATATGACGAAGCCGTGGCTGCGGCCGGCCAGGCCAACGCTGACATCGCCGCGGCCAAGGCCGCCGTGACCACCGCGCAGATCAACCTCGGCTACACCACCGTGACCGCCCCGATCGGCGGCCGCGCGGGCCGTGCCCTGGTGACCGAGGGCGCGCTGGTCGGCAAGGGCGAAGCCACCAAGCTGGCCCTGGTCGAGCAGGTGGACCCGATCTGGGTGACGTTCACCCAGCCGGCCGCCGAAGTCACGCGCCTGCGCCGCGCCATCGAGTCCGGCGCGGTCAAGGGCCTGAACGGCGGCGCCAAGGTGCACCTGTATGTCGAGGATGGCCGCGAGTACGAACAGACCGGCAAGCTGCTGTTCTCGGACATGACCGTGGACCCGACCACGGGCGCCATTACCCTGCGCGCGCAGTTCTCCAACCCGAAGCGCGAACTGCTGTCCGGCACCTTCGTGCGCGTGAAGATCGAGCAGGGCGTGGACGAGAACGCCATGACCGTGCCGCAGCGCGCGCTGATCCGCAATGCCCAGGGCGCCAGCGTGCTGGTGGTGGGCAACGACGGCAAGGTGGCCGCGGTGCCGGTCAAGGCGCCACAGGCGATCGGCGACCGCTGGGTCGTGACCGAAGGCCTCAAGGGCGGCGAGAAGGTGATTGTCGAAGGCCTGCAGAAGGTCAAGGTCGGCGCGCCGGCCAAGGCCGTGCCGTTCCAGCAGGATGGCGCAGCCAAGCCGGCATCCACGCAGGCTTCGGATTCGCAACCGGCATCGGACAACAAGGCCGGCGCCAAGGCGGAAGCCCAGGCTGACGCCAAGTCCGACGCCAAGCAAGGCTAAACCCAGCGCATCAGACAGAGGGAGCCAGTTTTATGGCCAAGTTTTTCATCGACCGGCCGGTGTTCGCGTGGGTGCTCGCGCTGATCATCGTGCTGGGCGGTCTGCTGTCGATCGCGCAGTTGCCGATCGCGCAGTACCCGAATATCGCCCCCCCGACGATCTCGGTCACCGCCACCTATCCGGGCGCGTCCGCCAGGACGCTCGAGGACTCCGTCACCTCGGTGATCGAGCAGGAGCTCAACGGCGCGCCCAACCTGCTGTACTACCAGTCGACCAGCGAGTCGTCGGGCCTGGCATCGATCACCATCGCGTTCGCGCCGGGATCGAACGTCGACCTGAACTCGGTCGAAGTGCAGAACCGCCTCAAGCGCGTCGAGGCGCGCCTGCCGGCGGAAGTGCGCCAGCAGGGCGTGCGCGTCGACAAGGCGGGCAACAACTACATGATGTTCCTGACGGTGTCGTCCAAGTCGGGCGCTGCCGATGCGATCCAGCTGGGCAACTACGTCTCGTCGCAGGTGATCGACTCGATCCGCCGCGTGCCGGGCGTGGGCCAGGCCGACCTGTTCGGCACGGAATACGCCATGCGCGTGTGGCTGGACCCGTCCAAGCTGACCGGTTTCAACCTGACGCCGCTTGACGTCACCGCCGCGGTGCAGGAACAGAACATCCAGGTCGCCGTCGGCGAACTCGGCGGCACCCCGTCGCCCAAGGGCACGGAGCTGAACGCCACCGTCACCACGGAAAGCCGCCTGACCACGCCTGAGCAGTTCGGCAACATCCTGCTGCGCACGAATCCGGATGGTTCCTCGGTCCGCATCAAGGACGTGGGCCGCGTGGAACTCGGCGGCGCCGACTACTCGACGCTCGCCCGCACCAACGGCAAGCCGTCGGCGGCCATCGCCATCAAGCTGGCCCCGACCGGCAACGCGCTGGCCACGGCCACCGCGGTGCGCGCCAAGATGGAAGAGCTGTCCAAGTACTTCCCGGCGGACTACCAGTACAGCGTGCCTTACGACACCTCGGCCTTCGTCAAGATCTCGATCGAGGAAGTGATCAAGACCCTGCTCGAAGCCGTGGTGCTGGTGTTCCTGGTGATGTACCTGTTCCTGCAGAACTTCCGCGCCACGCTGATCCCGACGCTGGTGGTGCCGATCGCGCTGCTGGGTACCTTCGGCGCGCTGCTGGCGTTCGGCTTCTCCATCAACGTGCTGACCATGTTCGGCATGGTGCTGGCGATCGGTATCCTGGTGGATGATGCAATCGTCGTGGTGGAAAACGTCGAACGCATCATGAGCGAGGAAGGACTCTCGCCACGCCAGGCCACGCGCAAGGCCATGGGCCAGATCACGGGCGCCATCGTCGGCATCACGCTGGTGCTGACCGCGGTGTTCATCCCGATGGCGTTCTTCTCGGGCTCGGTGGGTAACATCTACCGCCAGTTCTCGCTGTCGCTGATCGCATCGATGGCGTTCTCGGCGCTGCTCGCGCTGACGCTGACGCCGGCGTTGTGCGCGACGCTGCTCAAGCCGGTCGAGGCTGGCCACCACCACGAGAGGAAGGGTTTCTTCGGCTGGTTCAACCGTACCTTCGCGCGCGCGTCCACCAGCTACCAGGGCGTGGTGGGCCGCATCCTC
Encoded proteins:
- a CDS encoding ABC transporter substrate-binding protein; the protein is MPAPPASYPSEYEVTVSRAMREGAVHVYASTDLDAAQPLIRAFEARYPGIRVRYEDLNTIELHERFLAESAALGKAQPGRDAACADVLWSTAMDLQIKLVNDGYAQRYQSPERSGLPAWAVWRDEAWGTTFEPAVIVYNRGHFAGTRPPGSRSGLARLLQEHAPRWRAKVVTYDVERSGVGYLLAQQDARMGSEFWYLAQALGRAHARLSTSTADMIERIASGEYVLGYNLLGSYALSLMERGAGIDVIAPRDYTLVMSRVAFIARRAPRPNAARLWLDFLLSREGQTVLGNSASQLYTVRTDTDSPHTAAALSERLGYALRPISVGPGLLAAQDTLRKRAFLTRWREAMRG
- a CDS encoding TetR family transcriptional regulator; the encoded protein is MARRTKEEALETRHRILDAAETVFHARGVARPSLADIAEAAGVTRGAIYWHFKNKSDVFAAMCDRVNLPVEALCDPERIARQEDPLGGIRDICAFVFRQTVVNPRWRRVFEIIFHKCEMVQDNGAIFERQRQSHQEGMVKIREHLRLAVERGQLPADLDLDLAVNAFHAGIGGVLAHWLFSPQDFDLDANAERLADVFIDTLKYSTALRLGYVPRPMAELDRELSTLCEKAGKNGDCASLAT
- a CDS encoding sensor histidine kinase — encoded protein: MWPRKLRLRARHPILLWRRGSLRRQLLLLLVPALAAMMAIDTWLTYGTLRDAANTAYDRSLYGSIRAIDNAIGMAGDSVQITLPDAAMEMFETAAQTHVYYRVSLERAGTIETVTGYDDLPLPGGTLASNQPRFYDDDDYRGDAVRIAAMARPVYRPDAHMRVIIQVAESAEPRTALIGKVWRSALARDLLLIVLSAAILVGGVTYVLRPLGRVRDDVEARSSDDLTPLAFDNVPIEVSPLVDAVNLHVARSEAMAQAQAQFIADAAHQLRTPLAILKTQAEFAQRQLCAGGDDPASRQAAGEAVGGIVTQLEQAARLTNQLLALARVRQHHGEAVAQAVDAVDIFDAVTVAEQVALDYLPLARGKQQDFGWEPTPGLKLPVRADAALLREALANLVHNAIQYSPRGSRITLSARRIDQTACLMVEDDGPGIPASEREKVFARFYRRVGNTEPGSGLGLAISREMAARFGGTVELTEGSQGQGVRALLKLPVSEQGL
- a CDS encoding response regulator, with protein sequence MRILLVEDEVELARWVARALEQGGFVIEHVTDGLQAEARLVAEEYDVVVLDLRLPGKDGLAVLKAMRARDDRTPVLILTAQDTLDERVRGLNLGADDYLPKPFAIAELEARILALIRRSRGRAHPRLQCGTLVFDGESRGFTLDGQPLALTPRESTLLGALLARSGQPLTKAQLLDKVFSLDADVSPDAIEVLVYRLRKKLAGHGVTIVTLRGFGYLLEPETPAA
- a CDS encoding efflux RND transporter permease subunit is translated as MAKFFIDRPVFAWVLALIIVLGGLLSIAQLPIAQYPNIAPPTISVTATYPGASARTLEDSVTSVIEQELNGAPNLLYYQSTSESSGLASITIAFAPGSNVDLNSVEVQNRLKRVEARLPAEVRQQGVRVDKAGNNYMMFLTVSSKSGAADAIQLGNYVSSQVIDSIRRVPGVGQADLFGTEYAMRVWLDPSKLTGFNLTPLDVTAAVQEQNIQVAVGELGGTPSPKGTELNATVTTESRLTTPEQFGNILLRTNPDGSSVRIKDVGRVELGGADYSTLARTNGKPSAAIAIKLAPTGNALATATAVRAKMEELSKYFPADYQYSVPYDTSAFVKISIEEVIKTLLEAVVLVFLVMYLFLQNFRATLIPTLVVPIALLGTFGALLAFGFSINVLTMFGMVLAIGILVDDAIVVVENVERIMSEEGLSPRQATRKAMGQITGAIVGITLVLTAVFIPMAFFSGSVGNIYRQFSLSLIASMAFSALLALTLTPALCATLLKPVEAGHHHERKGFFGWFNRTFARASTSYQGVVGRILARSGRYLIIYAVIIVGVVVLFKRLPSSFLPDEDQGYMITVVQLPNGATQDRTIGVLKQIEDYYLQKESKVVDQMITVAGFSFFGRGQNGGIAFVRLKDWKERTGANETAQALVGRAFGALSFIKDAIIFPLNPPAISELGNSSGFDFRLQDRSGQGHAKLMEARNMMLGMAAKNPVLVGVRPEGQEDAPQLQIDIDREKAKALGVTVANINSTLSIAFGSNYVNDFIYEGRVRKVIVQAEGADRRLPDDLTKLRVRNSNGDMVAFAAFATSKWVMGSPRLERYNGMPAVKIAGQAAPGHSTGEAMRAMEDAFAKLPPGFGYEWSGQSYEERLAGSQEPMLYTLSLIIVFLCLAALYESWSIPFSVLLVVPLGVLGALLGVTLRGMPNDVYFKVGLIATIGLSAKNAILIVEFAKDLQAQGKGLIEATLEAVHLRFRPILMTSMAFILGVLPLAIATGAGSGSQRAIGTGVMGGMITATALAIFLVPVFFVVVRKRFKGSERQHEFERARLTAAQEDN
- a CDS encoding FAD-dependent oxidoreductase; translated protein: MSKRQTTTATSDNGPRRARQVSAEPAVERVPRARGKSGKPARSRKADFVVIGGGSAGVACARRAASHGASVVLIERDEIGGTCVNRGCVPKKMLSYGAGWAAILSGCLSHTGGHEDWRDAIVRVNAEVARLNVAYAQRLLEAGVDIIRGDATVTAPDEVRVGDEVIRARRILIATGARPKALDIPGGELASNSDDVFTWQSVPGSIAVIGGGYIGVEQASILSRYGVKVDLIVAGDRLLPHFDAEIAEALAGALEAKGVRLHLNATVNLISQANGALEVCYLPRNKPGQTESVRAQAALVAVGRVSNVDGLGLDALGVKLGDKGGIKVDRQFRSSVRSIYAIGDAIEGLHLTPVATSQGRWLADRLFGRRGERSDFDFVPTAVFCEPAIGAVGLTEAQAVEEAGKPERIRTVVKRFVSLESRFGGNALQSVFKLVLNARTGRVLGVHLMDNAAPEIVQAMAVALRLGVRESHLETTLQLHPTVAEELFG
- a CDS encoding efflux RND transporter periplasmic adaptor subunit, translated to MRKSQRIHCVAVAALSALALTACGEKKPQGGAMPPPEVGVVTVTPSSVAIVNELPGRLEGVRTAEVRARVEGIVLSRNYTEGGEVKAGQVMFRIDPAPYQAQLASAKAQLERAEANAVSARQKAERYKPLVAVNAVSKQEYDEAVAAAGQANADIAAAKAAVTTAQINLGYTTVTAPIGGRAGRALVTEGALVGKGEATKLALVEQVDPIWVTFTQPAAEVTRLRRAIESGAVKGLNGGAKVHLYVEDGREYEQTGKLLFSDMTVDPTTGAITLRAQFSNPKRELLSGTFVRVKIEQGVDENAMTVPQRALIRNAQGASVLVVGNDGKVAAVPVKAPQAIGDRWVVTEGLKGGEKVIVEGLQKVKVGAPAKAVPFQQDGAAKPASTQASDSQPASDNKAGAKAEAQADAKSDAKQG